A single Streptomyces sp. Edi2 DNA region contains:
- a CDS encoding SpoIIE family protein phosphatase — translation MRTTTSSPRDDGVTATRMARAGGSRGGPGAGPATGPAAGAGTVAGPAEGAVARSRWTSLPGDPQAAAVARRFVRAAFADWADQGLAGAESLTGRLADEAVLLVSELVTNAVVHAGTTVELRCRLEPEREAGAEYPEGRSGEPCGARSGQPYPAPPAYASGAGLDGAPGPAPDAAPGLVIEVSDHHPAQPVRAHEDSAASENGGHGLQLISAVAESWGITYRRAMKTVWFRLPVGARDGAGPEPELAFDDQLLQHGLRAAELLAPAPRRSAPPDHEAGGVDNGALSFLAEASDLLSGQLDADQVASLAAQLIVPRLAEWCAVWLYDGDSGAPGRGLAADAEEQRLARVWHTSESRIDALRTALEKQPPELPAGGSPSGASGAVPWPWPYEPGGYGPGGAALACPLVAGGRRLGTLLLGRGGLLRFPDEVVGLIEDLGRRVARAVATARAYSRQERISQVLQRRLLPRGRAQVPGVESAVVYEPREGAWAGGDFWDLFDAGDGRWCFALGDVCGSGPEAAAVTGLARPVLRLLARDGFGVAAVLDRLNKTMAREAADSVAAVAAAVAAAGAGAEAPVEIREEGEQARFLSLLYGEIVPYPGGGARCTLASAGHPLPLVLGTDGGVRVVAAPQMLLGVVEDAAYVSESFDLCPGETLLCVTDGVTERRSGRRLFDDEDGLAVTLAAGAGLGATALADHIRNTVHAFGPVPPDDDLALLVLQAAGPGVP, via the coding sequence ATGCGGACGACAACTTCGTCTCCACGGGACGACGGCGTCACGGCGACGCGCATGGCGAGGGCGGGCGGGTCCCGTGGCGGACCCGGGGCCGGTCCTGCGACGGGACCCGCAGCCGGGGCCGGCACGGTGGCCGGGCCTGCCGAGGGGGCCGTGGCCCGTTCCCGGTGGACCAGCCTGCCCGGTGATCCGCAGGCCGCTGCCGTCGCCCGCCGCTTCGTCCGGGCCGCGTTCGCGGACTGGGCCGACCAGGGGCTGGCGGGCGCGGAGAGCCTGACCGGGCGGCTCGCGGACGAAGCGGTGCTGCTGGTCAGCGAGTTGGTGACGAACGCGGTCGTGCACGCGGGCACCACCGTCGAGCTGCGCTGCCGCCTGGAGCCGGAGCGGGAAGCGGGCGCGGAGTACCCGGAGGGCCGGAGCGGCGAGCCGTGCGGGGCCCGGAGCGGGCAGCCGTACCCGGCGCCGCCCGCGTACGCCTCCGGCGCAGGACTCGACGGCGCACCCGGCCCCGCCCCCGACGCCGCCCCCGGCCTCGTCATCGAGGTCTCCGACCACCACCCCGCCCAGCCGGTCCGCGCCCACGAGGACAGTGCCGCCTCCGAGAACGGCGGCCACGGCCTCCAGCTGATCAGCGCCGTCGCCGAATCCTGGGGCATCACCTACCGCAGGGCCATGAAGACCGTCTGGTTCCGGCTGCCCGTCGGCGCCCGGGACGGCGCCGGGCCCGAGCCGGAGCTCGCCTTCGACGACCAGTTGCTGCAGCACGGGCTGCGGGCCGCCGAGCTCCTGGCCCCGGCGCCGCGCCGCTCCGCCCCGCCCGACCACGAGGCCGGCGGGGTCGACAACGGCGCCCTCTCCTTCCTCGCCGAAGCCTCCGACCTGCTCTCCGGTCAGCTCGACGCCGATCAGGTCGCCTCGCTCGCCGCCCAGTTGATCGTGCCGCGGCTCGCCGAATGGTGCGCGGTGTGGCTCTATGACGGCGACAGCGGCGCCCCCGGCCGGGGCCTCGCGGCCGACGCCGAGGAACAGCGCCTCGCCCGCGTCTGGCACACCTCCGAGAGCCGGATCGACGCGCTGCGCACGGCGCTGGAGAAGCAGCCGCCGGAGCTGCCGGCCGGCGGCTCGCCCAGCGGTGCGTCCGGCGCGGTTCCCTGGCCCTGGCCGTACGAACCGGGCGGCTACGGGCCGGGCGGCGCCGCGCTCGCCTGCCCCCTGGTCGCGGGAGGCCGCCGGCTCGGCACCCTGCTGCTCGGGCGGGGCGGGCTGCTGCGCTTCCCCGACGAGGTGGTCGGGCTGATCGAGGACCTGGGACGCCGGGTCGCCCGCGCCGTCGCCACCGCCCGCGCCTACAGCCGTCAGGAGCGCATCAGCCAGGTCCTGCAGCGCCGTCTGCTGCCGCGGGGGCGGGCGCAGGTGCCGGGCGTGGAGTCGGCGGTGGTTTACGAACCACGGGAGGGGGCCTGGGCGGGCGGCGACTTCTGGGACCTCTTCGACGCCGGGGACGGCCGCTGGTGCTTCGCCCTCGGCGACGTCTGCGGCAGCGGGCCCGAGGCGGCCGCGGTGACGGGGCTGGCCCGCCCGGTGCTGCGGCTGCTGGCCCGGGACGGCTTCGGGGTGGCCGCGGTGCTCGACCGGCTCAACAAGACCATGGCACGGGAGGCCGCGGACTCGGTCGCGGCGGTCGCGGCGGCGGTCGCGGCGGCCGGGGCCGGGGCCGAGGCGCCGGTCGAGATCCGCGAGGAGGGCGAACAGGCCCGCTTCCTGTCCCTGCTCTACGGCGAGATCGTCCCGTACCCCGGCGGCGGCGCCCGCTGCACCCTCGCCAGCGCCGGCCACCCGCTGCCGCTGGTGCTGGGCACGGACGGCGGGGTCCGGGTGGTCGCGGCGCCGCAGATGCTGCTGGGGGTGGTGGAGGACGCCGCGTACGTCAGCGAATCGTTCGACCTCTGCCCGGGGGAAACGCTTCTGTGCGTCACCGACGGGGTGACCGAGCGGCGCTCGGGGCGGCGGCTCTTCGACGACGAGGACGGTCTGGCCGTCACGCTCGCCGCGGGTGCCGGCCTGGGCGCCACCGCCCTCGCCGATCACATCCGCAACACCGTCCACGCCTTCGGCCCGGTCCCGCCCGACGACGACCTGGCCCTGCTGGTCCTCCAGGCGGCCGGGCCCGGGGTGCCGTAG
- a CDS encoding AMP-binding protein, with amino-acid sequence MTDTHTLIENRPPSVAHLFLERVAATPDIEAYRYPVPASGPGPDDWKSISWAQAAERVYAVAAGLMALGILPEERVALAASTRVEWILADLGVLCSGAATTTVYPSTNTEETAYILADSGSRVLIAEDAGQLAKARERRAELPELAHVVVIDEAGAEPAEGDPEGWVLTLAELEKRGTAYLEDHPECVKERVAALRADQLATLIYTSGTTGRPKGVQLPHDCWAYMARAIPATGMVTEEDVQYLWLPLAHVFGKVLTAGQIAAGHVIAVDGRVDKIIENLPVVRPTYMAAVPRIFEKVYNGVATKARQGGGAKYKIFQWAAEVAREYAKVSQDNFRRTGNASVPFALGAKHRIADALVYAKLREAFGGRLRAAVSGSAALSPEIGYFFSGAGIHILEGYGLTESSAASFVNPGEAYRTGTVGKPLPGTEVRIAEDGEILLRGPGIMQGYHGLPDKTAEVLEEDGWFHTGDIGELSPDGYLRITDRKKDLIKTSGGKYIAPAEVEGQFKAVCPFVSNVLVHGANRNFCTALIALDEPTIMAWAKEHGLEGRTYAEVVATAQARELIDGYVERVNEGLQRWQQIRKFRLLPRDLDIEHGEVTPSLKVKRPVVERVFKDLLDEMYAGTREA; translated from the coding sequence GTGACGGACACCCACACGCTGATCGAAAACCGGCCGCCTTCGGTGGCGCATCTCTTCCTGGAACGGGTTGCGGCCACGCCCGATATCGAGGCCTATCGCTATCCGGTCCCGGCCTCCGGACCCGGGCCGGACGACTGGAAGTCGATCAGCTGGGCGCAGGCCGCGGAACGGGTCTACGCCGTGGCCGCCGGGCTCATGGCGCTCGGCATACTGCCCGAGGAGCGGGTGGCGCTGGCCGCCAGCACCCGCGTCGAGTGGATCCTCGCCGACCTCGGTGTGCTCTGTTCCGGCGCCGCCACCACCACGGTCTACCCCAGCACCAACACCGAGGAGACCGCCTACATCCTGGCCGACTCCGGAAGCCGGGTGCTGATCGCGGAGGACGCCGGGCAGCTCGCCAAGGCCCGTGAGCGGCGCGCGGAGCTGCCCGAGCTGGCGCATGTCGTCGTCATCGACGAGGCGGGCGCGGAGCCCGCCGAGGGCGATCCGGAGGGCTGGGTGCTCACCCTGGCCGAGCTGGAGAAGCGCGGCACCGCCTATCTGGAGGACCACCCGGAGTGCGTCAAGGAGCGGGTCGCCGCACTGCGCGCCGACCAGCTGGCGACGCTGATCTACACCTCCGGGACCACCGGGCGCCCCAAGGGTGTTCAGCTCCCGCACGACTGCTGGGCGTACATGGCCCGGGCGATCCCGGCCACCGGCATGGTCACCGAGGAGGACGTGCAGTACCTCTGGCTGCCGCTGGCGCACGTCTTCGGCAAGGTGCTCACCGCGGGCCAGATCGCGGCCGGACATGTGATCGCCGTGGACGGCCGGGTCGACAAGATCATCGAGAATCTGCCGGTCGTCCGGCCCACGTACATGGCGGCCGTGCCGCGGATCTTCGAGAAGGTCTACAACGGTGTCGCGACCAAGGCCCGGCAGGGCGGCGGCGCCAAGTACAAGATCTTCCAGTGGGCGGCCGAGGTGGCCCGCGAGTACGCCAAGGTCTCGCAGGACAACTTCCGCCGCACCGGCAACGCCTCGGTGCCGTTCGCACTCGGCGCCAAGCACCGGATCGCCGATGCCCTTGTCTACGCCAAGCTGCGGGAGGCGTTCGGCGGGCGGCTGCGCGCCGCGGTCTCCGGCTCGGCCGCGCTCTCGCCGGAGATCGGCTACTTCTTCTCCGGCGCCGGTATCCACATCCTGGAGGGCTACGGCCTGACGGAGTCCAGCGCCGCCAGCTTCGTCAACCCCGGCGAGGCCTACCGCACCGGAACGGTCGGCAAGCCGCTGCCCGGCACCGAGGTGCGGATCGCCGAGGACGGCGAGATCCTGCTGCGCGGCCCCGGCATCATGCAGGGCTACCACGGCCTGCCGGACAAGACCGCCGAGGTGCTGGAAGAGGACGGCTGGTTCCACACCGGTGACATCGGTGAGCTCTCCCCGGACGGCTATCTGCGGATCACCGACCGCAAGAAGGACCTGATCAAGACCTCGGGCGGTAAGTACATCGCGCCCGCCGAGGTCGAGGGCCAGTTCAAGGCGGTCTGCCCGTTCGTCTCCAATGTGCTGGTGCACGGCGCCAATCGGAACTTCTGCACCGCCCTGATCGCCCTCGACGAGCCGACGATCATGGCCTGGGCCAAGGAGCACGGTCTGGAAGGCAGGACGTATGCCGAGGTCGTCGCCACCGCACAGGCCCGCGAGCTGATCGACGGCTATGTCGAGCGGGTCAACGAGGGCCTGCAGCGCTGGCAGCAGATCCGCAAGTTCCGGCTGCTGCCGCGCGACCTGGACATCGAGCACGGTGAGGTGACCCCCAGCCTCAAGGTCAAGCGGCCGGTGGTGGAGCGGGTGTTCAAGGACCTGCTCGACGAGATGTACGCGGGCACGCGCGAGGCGTAG
- the lepA gene encoding translation elongation factor 4, which translates to MPATPTNVPEPSRTDPALLRNFCIIAHIDHGKSTLADRMLQITGVVDQRQMRAQYLDRMDIERERGITIKSQAVRLPWDPTEGQEGSGTTHILNMIDTPGHVDFTYEVSRSLAACEGCVLLVDAAQGIEAQTLANLYLAMEHELTIIPVLNKIDLPAAQPEKFAAELANLVGCEPEDVLRVSAKTGVGVAELLNKVVREVPAPVGVKDAPARAMIFDSVYDAYRGVVTYVKVVDGTLSKRERIRMMSTGAAHELLEIGTNSPEMKAADGLSVGEVGYLITGVKDVRQSKVGDTITQLTKGATEPLGGYKDPKPMVFSGLYPLDGSDYPELRDALDKLQLNDAALVYEPETSAALGFGFRVGFLGLLHLEVVRERLEREFGLDLIATAPNVVYRVDMEDGTEHEVTNPSEFPTGKIDNVHEPVVRATILAPSEFIGAIMELCQNRRGNLLGMDYLSEDRVEIRYTLPLAEVVFDFFDQLKSKTRGYASLDYEPTGEQIADLVKVDILLHGDKVDAFSAICHKDKAYAYGVRLVAKLRELIPRQSFEVPIQAAIGSRVIARETVRAIRKDVLAKCYGGDISRKRKLLEKQKEGKKRMKMVGSVEVPQEAFIAVLSSDSDGDAKAKK; encoded by the coding sequence GTGCCCGCGACCCCTACGAACGTGCCGGAGCCGAGCCGTACCGATCCGGCCCTCCTCCGTAACTTCTGCATCATCGCGCACATCGACCACGGCAAGTCGACGCTCGCCGACCGGATGCTCCAGATCACCGGTGTCGTCGACCAGCGGCAGATGCGCGCGCAGTACCTCGACCGCATGGACATCGAGCGCGAGCGTGGCATCACGATCAAGTCCCAGGCGGTCCGGCTGCCCTGGGACCCCACCGAGGGCCAAGAGGGCAGTGGGACGACCCACATCCTCAACATGATCGACACCCCGGGCCACGTCGACTTCACCTACGAGGTCTCGCGCTCGCTCGCCGCGTGCGAGGGCTGCGTCCTCCTCGTCGACGCCGCTCAGGGCATCGAGGCCCAGACCCTCGCCAACCTGTACCTGGCGATGGAGCACGAGCTCACGATCATCCCCGTCCTCAACAAGATCGACCTGCCGGCCGCCCAGCCCGAGAAGTTCGCCGCCGAGCTGGCCAATCTGGTCGGCTGCGAGCCCGAGGACGTGCTGCGGGTCTCCGCCAAGACCGGCGTCGGCGTGGCCGAGCTGCTGAACAAGGTCGTCCGCGAGGTGCCTGCCCCGGTCGGCGTCAAGGACGCCCCCGCCCGCGCGATGATCTTCGACTCGGTCTACGACGCCTACCGCGGTGTCGTGACCTACGTGAAGGTCGTCGACGGCACGCTCAGCAAGCGCGAGCGCATCAGGATGATGTCGACCGGCGCCGCTCACGAGCTGCTGGAGATCGGCACGAACTCGCCCGAGATGAAGGCGGCCGACGGGCTGTCCGTCGGCGAGGTGGGCTACCTGATCACCGGCGTGAAGGACGTCCGGCAGTCCAAGGTGGGTGACACGATCACCCAGCTCACCAAGGGAGCCACGGAGCCCCTGGGCGGCTACAAGGACCCCAAGCCGATGGTGTTCTCGGGGCTGTATCCGCTGGACGGCTCCGACTACCCCGAGCTGCGCGACGCCCTCGACAAGCTGCAGCTCAACGACGCCGCGCTCGTCTACGAGCCCGAGACCTCCGCGGCCCTGGGCTTCGGCTTCCGTGTCGGCTTCCTGGGCCTGCTGCACCTGGAGGTCGTCCGCGAGCGCCTGGAGCGCGAGTTCGGCCTCGATCTGATCGCCACCGCGCCGAACGTGGTCTACCGCGTCGACATGGAGGACGGGACCGAGCACGAGGTCACCAACCCGAGCGAGTTCCCGACGGGCAAGATCGACAACGTGCACGAGCCGGTCGTCCGGGCCACGATCCTGGCACCCAGCGAGTTCATCGGCGCGATCATGGAGCTGTGCCAGAACCGCCGCGGCAACCTGCTCGGCATGGACTACCTCTCCGAGGACCGGGTCGAGATCCGCTACACCCTCCCGCTCGCCGAGGTCGTCTTCGACTTCTTCGACCAGCTCAAGTCCAAGACCCGCGGCTATGCCTCGCTGGACTACGAGCCCACCGGCGAGCAGATCGCCGACCTGGTCAAGGTCGACATCCTGCTGCACGGCGACAAGGTCGACGCGTTCTCCGCGATCTGCCACAAGGACAAGGCGTACGCGTACGGCGTGCGGCTGGTCGCCAAGCTGCGGGAGCTGATTCCGCGGCAGAGCTTCGAGGTGCCGATCCAGGCCGCCATCGGCAGCCGGGTCATCGCCCGTGAGACGGTCCGCGCCATCCGCAAGGACGTCCTCGCCAAGTGCTACGGCGGTGACATCTCCCGTAAGCGGAAGCTGCTGGAGAAGCAGAAGGAAGGCAAGAAGCGGATGAAGATGGTCGGCAGCGTGGAGGTCCCCCAGGAGGCCTTCATCGCGGTGCTGTCCTCGGACTCCGACGGGGATGCGAAGGCGAAGAAGTAG
- the rpsT gene encoding 30S ribosomal protein S20: MANIKSQMKRIKTNEKARQRNKAVKSTLKTAIRRTREAVEAGDLQKATTAQAAAAKTLDKAVSKGVIHKNAAANKKSALAKKVASLKA, translated from the coding sequence GTGGCGAACATCAAGTCCCAGATGAAGCGGATCAAGACCAACGAGAAGGCTCGTCAGCGCAACAAGGCTGTCAAGTCCACTCTGAAGACCGCGATCCGTCGCACCCGCGAGGCCGTGGAGGCCGGTGACCTGCAGAAGGCCACCACCGCCCAGGCCGCCGCTGCCAAGACGCTCGACAAGGCCGTCAGCAAGGGTGTCATCCACAAGAACGCTGCCGCCAACAAGAAGTCGGCGCTGGCCAAGAAGGTCGCGTCCCTCAAGGCCTGA
- the holA gene encoding DNA polymerase III subunit delta — MARKTAQDDPLAPVTIAVGQEDLLLDRAVQQVVAAARAADADTDVRDLTPDQLQPGTLAELTSPSLFAERKVVVVRAAQDLSADTIKDVKAYLGSPAEEITLVLLHAGGAKGKGLLDAARKAGAREVACPKMTKPADRLAFVRGEFRATGRSATPEACQSLVDAIGSDLRELASACSQLAADVEGTIDEAVVARYYTGRAEASSFTVADRAVEGRAAEALEALRWSLATGVAPVMITSALAQGVRAIGKLASAPRGARPGDLARELGMPPWKIDRVRQQIRGWSADGVATALRAVAAADAGVKGGGDDPAYALEKAVVAIARAARSR; from the coding sequence ATGGCCAGGAAGACAGCTCAAGACGACCCGCTCGCCCCCGTCACGATCGCGGTGGGCCAGGAAGACCTGCTGCTGGATCGCGCGGTGCAGCAGGTGGTGGCGGCTGCCCGGGCGGCCGATGCGGACACCGATGTGCGCGACCTCACTCCCGATCAGCTCCAGCCCGGCACCCTGGCGGAGCTGACCAGCCCCTCGCTCTTCGCCGAGCGTAAGGTCGTCGTGGTGCGCGCCGCCCAGGACCTTTCCGCGGACACCATCAAGGACGTCAAGGCGTATCTCGGCTCGCCCGCCGAGGAGATCACGCTGGTGCTGCTGCACGCCGGCGGCGCCAAGGGGAAGGGTCTGCTGGACGCCGCCCGCAAGGCCGGGGCGCGGGAAGTGGCCTGCCCCAAGATGACCAAGCCGGCCGACCGGCTGGCCTTTGTGCGGGGTGAGTTCCGTGCGACGGGGCGTTCGGCGACGCCCGAGGCCTGCCAGTCGCTGGTCGATGCGATCGGCAGCGATCTGCGTGAGCTGGCCTCGGCCTGCTCGCAGTTGGCCGCCGATGTCGAGGGCACCATCGACGAGGCCGTCGTCGCGCGCTACTACACGGGCCGGGCCGAGGCGTCGAGCTTCACCGTCGCGGACCGTGCCGTCGAGGGCCGGGCCGCCGAGGCACTGGAGGCACTGCGCTGGTCCCTCGCCACCGGCGTCGCCCCCGTCATGATCACCAGCGCGCTCGCTCAGGGCGTCCGCGCCATCGGCAAACTGGCCTCCGCCCCGCGCGGCGCCCGCCCCGGCGACCTCGCCCGCGAACTGGGCATGCCGCCCTGGAAGATCGACCGGGTACGGCAGCAGATACGCGGTTGGTCGGCGGACGGCGTGGCCACGGCGCTGCGCGCGGTGGCAGCGGCCGACGCGGGGGTGAAGGGCGGCGGGGACGACCCGGCGTACGCCCTGGAGAAGGCCGTCGTGGCCATTGCCCGGGCGGCCCGTTCGCGGTGA
- a CDS encoding arylamine N-acetyltransferase — MDTAAADAYLDRIGAARPAAPDAEALRALHLSHLRTVPFENLSIHLGEEIVLVEQPLLDKIVRARRGGFCYELNGAFALLLGALGYDVELLSARVFGADGPGIPYDHLALRVQTPSGPWLADVGFGRHSHFPLRWDSRAEQADPGGVFRIEETSEGDLDVLRDGDPQYRLEQRPRAYADFEAGCWWHRTSPKSHFTQSLVCSRLTGTGRVTLSGRTLVTTGADGARDERQLDGGEGEVLAAYRERFGIVLEREPRVGAVRAPGGGA; from the coding sequence ATGGACACCGCTGCCGCCGACGCCTACCTCGACCGGATCGGTGCCGCCCGCCCCGCGGCGCCGGACGCCGAGGCGCTGCGTGCGCTGCACCTCAGCCATCTGCGCACCGTTCCCTTCGAAAATCTCTCCATCCACCTCGGCGAGGAAATCGTGCTCGTGGAGCAGCCGCTGCTGGACAAGATCGTCCGCGCCCGCCGGGGCGGCTTCTGTTACGAGCTCAACGGTGCTTTCGCCCTGCTCCTGGGCGCGCTCGGCTATGACGTCGAACTGCTCTCCGCCCGCGTGTTCGGCGCCGACGGGCCCGGAATTCCGTATGACCACCTCGCGCTGCGTGTACAGACGCCGAGCGGGCCGTGGCTTGCGGACGTCGGCTTCGGCAGGCACAGCCACTTTCCGCTGCGCTGGGACAGCCGTGCCGAGCAGGCCGATCCCGGCGGGGTGTTCCGGATCGAGGAGACGAGTGAGGGAGACCTCGATGTCCTGAGGGACGGCGATCCGCAGTACCGCCTCGAACAACGCCCGCGTGCCTATGCGGACTTCGAGGCCGGCTGCTGGTGGCACCGGACCTCGCCCAAGTCGCACTTCACCCAGTCCCTGGTGTGCTCACGGCTGACCGGGACCGGCCGGGTCACGCTCTCCGGCCGTACGCTCGTGACCACCGGGGCGGATGGTGCACGGGACGAGCGTCAGCTGGACGGGGGGGAGGGAGAGGTCCTGGCCGCCTACCGGGAGCGCTTCGGGATTGTTCTGGAGCGGGAGCCCCGAGTCGGTGCGGTGCGGGCGCCCGGCGGCGGCGCTTAG